In bacterium, a single window of DNA contains:
- a CDS encoding cob(I)yrinic acid a,c-diamide adenosyltransferase: MLYTRKGDNGTTGIFGCDQRISKSSNITEALGSLDEVNSFLGLVKVKCNDVQVGVMKILDTSFAKIVSDIQQNLFIIQAEVAGSRMSITEEKLKECENYANEGERLLPPIKTFFVSGGTEIASIFDISRTLARKAERRVVSVAEETLEDKRQEISHLSLSYLNRLSSLLYVMARLANHNMGLVEEVPNYK, translated from the coding sequence ATGCTTTACACAAGAAAAGGAGATAACGGAACAACTGGGATTTTTGGGTGTGACCAAAGGATTTCTAAAAGCTCTAATATTACGGAGGCTCTCGGTTCTCTTGATGAGGTTAATTCATTTCTCGGGTTAGTTAAGGTTAAGTGTAATGATGTTCAAGTTGGTGTAATGAAAATATTAGATACTAGCTTTGCTAAAATCGTTAGCGATATTCAGCAAAACCTTTTTATAATTCAAGCAGAAGTGGCGGGGTCAAGGATGTCTATCACTGAAGAGAAACTAAAAGAATGTGAAAATTACGCAAATGAAGGGGAGAGACTACTTCCCCCTATTAAGACATTCTTTGTTTCTGGAGGTACGGAGATCGCCTCAATTTTTGATATTTCTAGAACATTAGCAAGAAAGGCTGAGAGAAGGGTTGTTTCAGTTGCAGAAGAGACGTTGGAGGATAAAAGACAAGAAATAAGTCACCTAAGTTTGTCTTATTTAAATAGACTTTCATCGCTTTTGTATGTTATGGCTAGGTTGGCGAATCATAATATGGGCTTAGTTGAGGAAGTCCCGAACTATAAGTAG
- a CDS encoding GIY-YIG nuclease family protein — protein MFSVYILECRDKTLYVGCTNDLEKRLNQHNNLKSGAHYTKIRRPVVLKHFEIFETLLEARGREAEIKRWTREKKQELLNSKNSG, from the coding sequence ATGTTTTCCGTATATATATTAGAGTGTAGAGATAAAACACTTTATGTTGGCTGCACTAATGATTTAGAAAAAAGATTAAATCAACATAATAATCTAAAATCAGGTGCTCATTACACTAAGATTAGACGTCCTGTTGTACTGAAACATTTTGAAATTTTTGAGACCTTACTAGAAGCAAGGGGTAGGGAGGCAGAGATTAAAAGGTGGACAAGAGAAAAGAAACAAGAGTTATTAAATAGCAAAAATAGCGGGTAG
- a CDS encoding DedA family protein — MIQSMYFLNSLLSFAAYFRYPLIAVGVIFEGPILMIASGLLYRTGFFELAPLFIAILAGDLIGDVFWYMSGRYFADPILKKHGKFIGITPEKFEKIKDLFSRYHERILIFSKLTLGLGFAIGILAVAGMTKVSFKRYMIINIIGEFFLVSILLSVGYFFGELYLGISDNLKAAFIAIVFVVVISAFYFFSRYIRNKSKEL; from the coding sequence ATGATTCAATCAATGTATTTTTTGAATAGTCTACTGTCATTTGCAGCGTATTTTAGATACCCACTTATTGCTGTGGGTGTTATTTTTGAAGGGCCAATTTTAATGATAGCTTCCGGCCTTCTTTATAGAACGGGGTTCTTTGAGCTGGCCCCGCTTTTTATTGCAATTCTAGCTGGAGATTTGATTGGTGATGTTTTTTGGTACATGTCTGGAAGATACTTTGCTGATCCGATTCTTAAAAAACACGGAAAATTTATAGGAATTACTCCAGAGAAATTTGAAAAAATTAAGGATTTATTCTCAAGATATCATGAGAGAATACTTATTTTTTCAAAATTAACTCTAGGTCTAGGTTTTGCGATCGGAATCTTGGCTGTTGCTGGAATGACAAAAGTATCATTCAAAAGATATATGATTATTAATATCATAGGTGAATTTTTCCTTGTTTCCATCCTGCTTTCTGTGGGTTATTTCTTTGGAGAATTATATTTGGGTATATCAGATAATCTAAAAGCTGCTTTTATTGCTATTGTATTTGTTGTTGTAATTTCAGCCTTCTATTTTTTCTCGAGATATATTAGGAATAAAAGTAAGGAACTTTAA
- a CDS encoding glycosyltransferase has protein sequence MISFIIPTLNEEKTIEDTLKSIIAFEGQKEIIISDGKSRDNTIEIAKKYTNKIVIHSTPEKQNIAQGRNAGAREAIGDYFVFMDADVIIPNANVFFAKALKYFEEDEKLIALTAECVVLKEMANFFDIVIFKLVGLYFSFLNYIGFGGAGGEFQMIKKESFLQVHGFDPHLSVSEDMDLFWRLAKNGKTRLPLGLKVYHTGRRAHKIGWPRLLWQWVSNTISVFFFKKSDDEWVEIR, from the coding sequence ATGATTTCTTTTATTATACCCACACTGAATGAAGAGAAGACTATTGAAGATACATTGAAATCTATAATCGCATTTGAGGGTCAAAAAGAAATTATCATATCTGATGGAAAAAGTAGGGATAATACAATTGAAATAGCAAAAAAATATACTAATAAAATAGTAATTCATAGCACTCCCGAAAAACAAAATATTGCACAAGGAAGAAATGCTGGGGCAAGGGAGGCAATAGGGGATTATTTCGTATTTATGGATGCCGATGTGATAATTCCTAATGCTAATGTTTTTTTTGCAAAAGCTCTGAAATATTTTGAGGAAGATGAAAAGCTTATTGCTTTAACTGCAGAGTGTGTGGTTCTGAAAGAGATGGCTAACTTTTTTGATATAGTTATTTTTAAATTAGTTGGTTTATATTTCTCTTTTCTTAATTATATTGGTTTTGGGGGAGCTGGAGGGGAATTCCAAATGATTAAAAAAGAATCGTTCCTTCAAGTACATGGTTTTGATCCTCATTTATCAGTTAGTGAAGACATGGATTTATTTTGGCGATTAGCAAAGAACGGTAAAACTAGGCTACCTCTTGGCCTAAAAGTCTATCATACAGGAAGAAGGGCTCATAAAATTGGGTGGCCTAGATTATTGTGGCAGTGGGTTTCAAATACAATCTCTGTTTTCTTCTTCAAGAAATCTGATGACGAATGGGTAGAAATTAGGTAG
- a CDS encoding Nramp family divalent metal transporter, whose protein sequence is MRELKLFPKPVSLKKLIGPSFVILALGLGSGEVILWPYLVSNYGLGIAWGALLGITFQYFLNMEIERYALVKGESVFVGIHKIFKPAIYWFIVSTFIGFGLPGIVAASAQIVASVLGLTDFKWLAVILLIFIGLILSTGKTVYNRMEGLTKILLAVIIPFLFILTIFVCFQMDWLHLAQGLMGKGEGYWFLPGGISLATFLAAFAYSGAGGNLNLTQSIYIKEKGYGMGVYSQKIASLFSKKEETEIVLDGKDCAGVPEDVNRFKKWWKLISLEHALVFWLLGLISMIFLMILSYTTTYGLPGNTQGISFVIKEGLIIGQRVFPFAGTIFLFAISLMLFQTQLGIMDSTSRIMAENLAIKKLRGKSGGKINLSNLYYYFLWAQIAFGSILFLFNIYEPKTLIVLGAVINAFAMFVHLGLVFWLNHSVLPKVFRPSWFRKIIIICIFIFFGVFSLYVLLNNFMVF, encoded by the coding sequence ATGAGAGAACTAAAATTATTCCCGAAGCCGGTTTCTTTAAAGAAACTTATCGGTCCCAGCTTTGTAATTCTTGCTCTAGGGCTTGGTTCAGGCGAGGTTATTCTCTGGCCTTATCTGGTTTCAAATTATGGTTTGGGAATCGCCTGGGGAGCGCTACTTGGAATAACATTTCAATATTTTTTAAATATGGAAATAGAACGCTATGCCTTGGTTAAAGGAGAAAGTGTTTTTGTAGGTATACATAAAATTTTTAAACCAGCTATATACTGGTTTATTGTGTCTACATTTATTGGATTTGGGCTACCTGGAATTGTGGCTGCATCAGCACAGATCGTGGCTAGTGTTCTTGGGCTTACAGACTTTAAATGGCTTGCTGTAATTCTTTTAATATTTATTGGTCTTATTCTTAGTACAGGAAAGACTGTTTATAATAGAATGGAGGGGCTTACTAAAATATTGCTCGCTGTTATTATTCCTTTCTTGTTTATTCTAACAATTTTCGTTTGCTTTCAAATGGATTGGTTGCATTTGGCTCAAGGTTTGATGGGTAAAGGTGAGGGGTATTGGTTTCTACCAGGAGGAATAAGTCTTGCAACCTTCCTGGCTGCATTTGCTTACTCAGGTGCAGGAGGAAATCTAAATCTAACGCAGTCTATTTATATAAAAGAAAAAGGTTATGGTATGGGTGTTTATTCACAAAAAATTGCTAGTCTTTTTTCAAAAAAAGAGGAAACAGAAATTGTCCTAGATGGCAAAGATTGTGCGGGAGTACCTGAGGATGTTAATCGTTTTAAAAAATGGTGGAAGTTAATAAGCCTAGAGCACGCATTGGTTTTTTGGTTGTTGGGTTTAATTTCAATGATTTTTTTGATGATTCTTTCATATACAACAACTTATGGTTTACCAGGGAATACGCAGGGGATTAGTTTTGTAATTAAGGAAGGACTTATTATTGGGCAAAGAGTTTTTCCTTTTGCAGGTACTATTTTCCTATTCGCAATTTCTCTGATGCTATTTCAGACTCAATTAGGAATAATGGATTCAACTTCTAGAATAATGGCCGAGAACCTAGCTATTAAAAAGTTAAGAGGAAAAAGTGGTGGAAAAATCAATCTTTCAAATCTATACTATTATTTTTTATGGGCTCAGATTGCATTTGGGAGTATTTTGTTTTTATTTAATATATATGAACCAAAAACCCTAATCGTTCTGGGGGCCGTAATTAATGCCTTTGCAATGTTTGTTCATTTAGGACTGGTATTTTGGCTTAATCACAGTGTTCTACCAAAAGTCTTCAGGCCTTCATGGTTCAGAAAAATTATTATAATTTGTATCTTTATTTTCTTTGGAGTGTTTAGTCTTTATGTATTACTAAATAATTTTATGGTCTTTTGA
- a CDS encoding D-alanyl-D-alanine carboxypeptidase family protein has translation MDSKAQATTTIPYSPLIDILNASSSNNTGNLNNSTSTIVSINAVKVWQESGEFTRTLKYGSNSNDVKVLQIILKSLLNDTSGSVINSHFGPKTEAGVKAIQSKLNIPVTGILDLTTRVGLNGLMYKVLCPTAIRVIGRDNMVESDFNKVFENLNRSTSVPFDYIPQDIVRVSDKIKTIGVMCVSERIVRHLNEMISDAKKQKLDIAITSSYRSAEMQKFLYSMWVGKDGNAAKAGIAEAGHSEHQLGTAVDVTGKSIGYAGVSVAFSKSKEGKWMAQNSYKYGFIMSYPDKKQAETGYIYEPWHFRYIGVDNANDVFTEKIALQDFLNYNYLNSSSTQTTASSTDSSSSSTGNQFN, from the coding sequence ATGGATTCTAAAGCCCAAGCAACAACAACAATTCCCTACTCTCCACTAATCGATATACTCAATGCTAGCAGCTCAAACAACACAGGCAACTTAAATAATAGTACGTCAACCATAGTTTCAATAAATGCAGTAAAAGTTTGGCAGGAAAGCGGTGAGTTTACTAGAACACTTAAATACGGTTCTAACAGCAATGATGTTAAAGTACTTCAAATTATTTTAAAGTCGTTATTAAATGACACATCTGGATCTGTTATTAATTCTCACTTTGGACCCAAGACAGAGGCTGGAGTGAAAGCGATTCAATCAAAGCTAAATATTCCAGTCACCGGAATTCTGGACCTTACAACAAGAGTTGGTCTAAACGGTCTAATGTACAAAGTCTTGTGCCCAACCGCAATCAGAGTTATTGGAAGAGACAATATGGTTGAGAGTGATTTTAATAAGGTTTTTGAGAACTTAAATAGATCAACATCAGTTCCTTTTGATTATATACCCCAGGATATTGTAAGGGTTTCTGATAAAATAAAAACAATTGGTGTTATGTGTGTTTCTGAAAGAATAGTGAGACATTTAAATGAAATGATTTCAGATGCAAAAAAACAAAAGTTGGATATCGCAATAACATCATCTTACAGAAGTGCAGAAATGCAAAAGTTTTTATACTCAATGTGGGTTGGAAAGGATGGAAACGCAGCAAAGGCTGGAATTGCTGAAGCTGGGCATTCTGAGCATCAACTTGGTACAGCTGTAGATGTCACCGGTAAAAGTATTGGCTATGCTGGCGTGTCAGTTGCTTTTTCAAAAAGTAAAGAAGGAAAATGGATGGCTCAAAATAGTTATAAATACGGTTTTATAATGAGTTATCCAGACAAAAAGCAAGCAGAAACTGGATACATATATGAGCCTTGGCACTTTAGATATATTGGTGTTGATAATGCAAATGATGTGTTTACAGAAAAGATCGCTCTTCAGGACTTTTTGAATTACAATTATCTCAACTCCTCCAGTACACAGACAACAGCAAGTTCAACTGACTCAAGTAGTTCATCAACAGGCAATCAATTTAATTAA
- a CDS encoding diacylglycerol kinase family protein: MTKSVNKAIGSYRSFYGSFGYAFKGIKHVFKNERNFRLHILSSVMVLFLAFYFKCDLIEFALLIISMTMVFVAEIINSTIEYTWNKLEPNHHPVVAVIKDSMAGAVLISAISALMIGIIVILRHL; encoded by the coding sequence ATGACAAAATCCGTTAATAAAGCTATTGGTTCATATAGGTCTTTCTACGGTTCCTTTGGCTATGCATTTAAGGGTATTAAACATGTGTTTAAGAATGAAAGAAATTTTAGACTACATATACTAAGCTCTGTAATGGTTTTGTTTTTGGCCTTCTATTTTAAATGTGATTTAATAGAGTTTGCTCTGCTAATAATTTCTATGACAATGGTTTTTGTCGCAGAAATTATAAATAGCACCATAGAATATACATGGAACAAGCTGGAACCAAATCATCACCCTGTTGTCGCTGTGATTAAGGACAGTATGGCGGGGGCAGTACTGATTTCTGCAATATCAGCGTTAATGATCGGTATTATCGTAATTCTAAGACATTTATAA
- a CDS encoding phosphatase PAP2 family protein — MNSQLLLIARKIDLDVLNFIPSIRNAFGIKIAIFVSAIGSPQAFFLFMVGFCLLFWLHKKPYHLVQFVITVASGSLIVYLMKIWIARPRPAEALVEVSGYSFPSWHAAASTLFCSLIIFAYKNHFKNPILRFVFISFFAISALAISFSRVYLSVHYLSDVVVGIILGLFLSSLSVFIFENFYKKEVLL; from the coding sequence ATGAACTCTCAATTACTTTTAATAGCAAGAAAAATAGACCTAGACGTTCTTAATTTTATACCAAGTATTAGGAATGCGTTTGGTATCAAAATTGCGATATTTGTAAGTGCGATTGGAAGTCCTCAGGCCTTCTTTCTCTTCATGGTTGGTTTTTGTTTATTATTTTGGCTACACAAAAAACCCTATCATTTAGTTCAATTTGTAATTACAGTAGCCTCTGGCTCGCTCATTGTTTACCTGATGAAGATATGGATTGCAAGGCCTCGACCTGCCGAGGCACTTGTGGAAGTTAGTGGGTATTCATTTCCAAGCTGGCATGCTGCTGCATCCACATTGTTTTGTTCATTAATTATATTTGCATATAAGAATCATTTCAAAAACCCTATCTTAAGGTTTGTTTTTATATCTTTTTTTGCGATCTCAGCTTTAGCGATATCTTTTAGTAGGGTTTACTTGTCTGTGCATTATTTGAGTGATGTTGTTGTTGGCATTATTCTTGGTCTATTTTTATCATCATTATCTGTGTTTATATTTGAAAATTTTTATAAAAAGGAAGTTCTGCTATAA
- a CDS encoding undecaprenyl-diphosphate phosphatase: protein MNIIHAIILGVVEGITEFLPISSTGHMILAAKLLGLQETDFLKTFEIFIQLGAILAVVFLYFRRLLTSKDTIKKVIVAFIPTAILGLLLHGFVKKYLLASPLIVSISLIVGGVLIIWFEKWNAKKQAPLNISKGEDLNIGYVQAVQVGLYQSIAMIPGVSRSAATIIGGQLSGISRVEIVEFSFLLAIPTMFAASALDLYKGVGEIGRNEVVLLAVGFFTAFIVAFLAIKSFLSYIRNHNFVGFAVYRIIVGILFLSLLYWFGF, encoded by the coding sequence ATGAACATAATACATGCAATAATTCTGGGGGTAGTTGAGGGAATAACTGAGTTTTTACCAATATCGTCAACTGGGCACATGATTCTAGCCGCAAAACTACTTGGGCTACAGGAAACAGATTTTTTAAAGACCTTTGAAATCTTTATTCAATTAGGTGCCATATTAGCTGTTGTTTTTCTGTATTTTAGAAGATTGCTAACATCAAAGGATACAATAAAGAAGGTTATTGTTGCTTTTATACCAACAGCAATACTCGGACTTCTTCTGCATGGTTTTGTTAAAAAATATCTCCTTGCTAGTCCTCTAATCGTTTCAATATCATTAATTGTTGGTGGTGTATTGATTATCTGGTTTGAGAAATGGAATGCAAAAAAACAAGCACCATTAAATATTAGTAAGGGAGAAGATTTGAATATTGGATATGTCCAGGCTGTACAGGTTGGTTTATATCAATCGATAGCTATGATTCCCGGAGTATCCCGCTCTGCCGCTACAATAATTGGAGGACAACTTTCTGGAATATCTAGAGTTGAGATTGTGGAGTTTTCTTTTCTTCTTGCGATACCAACAATGTTTGCAGCCTCAGCTCTAGACTTATACAAGGGGGTCGGGGAGATTGGACGTAATGAAGTTGTTCTTTTGGCTGTCGGTTTCTTTACGGCATTCATTGTGGCCTTCTTAGCAATAAAGAGCTTTCTATCATATATAAGGAATCATAATTTTGTGGGTTTTGCCGTTTACAGAATTATTGTAGGAATCCTGTTCTTATCTTTGTTGTATTGGTTTGGCTTCTAA
- a CDS encoding SIMPL domain-containing protein (The SIMPL domain is named for its presence in mouse protein SIMPL (signalling molecule that associates with mouse pelle-like kinase). Bacterial member BP26, from Brucella, was shown to assemble into a channel-like structure, while YggE from E. coli has been associated with resistance to oxidative stress.), protein MNKENNSQIFKSSFVIGITIFLSAVSAAYAFYSVKAMDDAVVVTGSAKKSVISDQVNWSVNFMRPITLDTVKDGYVKMNSDLKVVKDFFAKNGFVESDLTISPVLMNEVYESNTPAGAAKKYDLVQTISISSVDVKKVDLISKNIQELVLGGVIVNPQSPQYYYSGLQELKVSLLPEALKDAKTRAEAIVKLAGSSVGKIKSAGAGVVQVLSPGSSDVSDYGSYDTSSINKDVMVTVRASFQIK, encoded by the coding sequence ATGAATAAAGAAAATAACTCTCAAATATTTAAATCGAGTTTTGTAATTGGTATTACGATATTTCTTTCAGCTGTCTCTGCTGCGTATGCATTCTATAGTGTAAAAGCAATGGATGACGCTGTTGTTGTTACAGGCTCTGCAAAGAAAAGTGTTATATCTGACCAGGTAAATTGGTCTGTAAATTTTATGAGACCAATAACATTAGATACAGTTAAAGATGGCTATGTAAAAATGAATAGTGATCTTAAGGTGGTTAAAGATTTTTTTGCGAAGAATGGTTTTGTTGAATCTGATCTTACAATTTCACCAGTTTTAATGAATGAGGTCTATGAAAGTAATACTCCTGCTGGCGCAGCAAAAAAATATGATCTTGTTCAAACAATAAGTATCTCTTCTGTAGATGTAAAAAAAGTTGATCTAATATCAAAAAATATTCAAGAGCTTGTGCTTGGTGGTGTAATCGTAAATCCTCAAAGTCCACAATATTACTATTCAGGTCTTCAAGAATTAAAAGTAAGTCTACTACCAGAAGCATTAAAGGATGCAAAGACAAGAGCTGAAGCTATTGTTAAGCTGGCCGGAAGTTCAGTTGGAAAAATAAAATCAGCTGGAGCTGGGGTTGTTCAGGTTCTTTCGCCAGGCTCTAGTGATGTTTCTGATTATGGATCATATGATACTTCAAGCATAAATAAGGATGTGATGGTTACTGTTCGTGCATCTTTCCAAATTAAATAA
- a CDS encoding bifunctional 5,10-methylenetetrahydrofolate dehydrogenase/5,10-methenyltetrahydrofolate cyclohydrolase, with amino-acid sequence MILLRGVEIRNNKRENLKIQIETIKNKKIDSFIPPVLVIFQIGDNKASGVYIEQKKQFAAYIGAEVLHIKLPDDIEEEEVLEEIRNYNNDSSVHGIIVQLPIPKNLSVHNITNEIDYRKDVDGLSSTSLGLLVDRDFNEKKNSESKIVDDDFRKSVFKGFIPATTKGVLSLFEYYDIELEGKNVCIVGRSVLVGKPTALVILAKNATITVCHSKTKNLKDITKAADIIISAIGVPNMIDESYVSLGQTIIDIGIVSREEKNENGESVRKLCGDVAFDEVSKIVNAITPVPGGVGPLTVASLFENLFESFYNTLL; translated from the coding sequence ATGATTCTACTTCGCGGTGTTGAAATTAGAAATAATAAAAGAGAAAATCTTAAGATACAAATTGAGACTATTAAGAATAAAAAAATAGATAGTTTTATTCCGCCGGTTCTTGTGATATTTCAAATAGGGGATAATAAAGCGTCAGGAGTTTACATAGAACAGAAAAAACAGTTTGCTGCATATATTGGAGCAGAGGTATTACACATTAAGCTACCTGATGATATTGAGGAGGAAGAAGTGCTTGAAGAAATAAGAAATTACAATAACGACAGCTCTGTTCATGGAATTATTGTTCAATTACCAATACCTAAAAATCTTTCTGTACACAACATCACAAATGAAATTGATTATAGAAAAGATGTCGATGGATTGAGTAGTACAAGTCTGGGTCTTTTGGTAGACAGAGATTTTAATGAGAAAAAAAACAGTGAGAGTAAGATTGTTGATGATGATTTTAGGAAGTCTGTATTTAAAGGTTTTATTCCAGCTACAACCAAAGGCGTTCTGAGTTTGTTTGAATATTATGATATTGAATTGGAAGGAAAGAATGTTTGTATTGTCGGGAGATCGGTTCTTGTCGGTAAACCGACAGCGCTTGTGATCCTAGCAAAGAATGCAACGATTACAGTTTGTCATTCCAAAACTAAGAATTTAAAAGATATAACTAAGGCCGCTGATATTATAATTTCTGCTATTGGCGTACCTAATATGATAGACGAGAGTTATGTCTCTTTGGGTCAAACGATAATTGATATTGGTATAGTTTCCAGAGAAGAAAAAAATGAGAACGGCGAGAGTGTAAGAAAATTATGTGGCGATGTTGCGTTTGATGAAGTTTCTAAAATAGTTAATGCAATAACTCCAGTACCAGGAGGTGTTGGTCCTTTAACTGTTGCGTCACTTTTTGAAAATTTATTTGAATCTTTTTACAATACTCTGCTATAA
- a CDS encoding SIMPL domain-containing protein (The SIMPL domain is named for its presence in mouse protein SIMPL (signalling molecule that associates with mouse pelle-like kinase). Bacterial member BP26, from Brucella, was shown to assemble into a channel-like structure, while YggE from E. coli has been associated with resistance to oxidative stress.) translates to MAIKKDVNEVIGMKKFLELNSLLKIVSILFILSITVLATVNIFERKEGDSKNQNQIVVSGHSEINVAPDTTKFTISATESGKDIKSSQDAVTRKINDAILILKQNGVLDKNIKTANFNTYPRYSSRTAACGTTVPSTSGAVSVGGKGVQSSVVAPSSLTSLKTPSIATGSAAVNGKAVVSSKAISVPNNCLDKTTEIIGYDTNQSIEVKLVDITRNPSLAGTLVTAIGRVGVQVSDITSYLDSLDKVKETVRDQAIKKAKVQAEIIAGSLGIKLGKITSFSENSGGGSLYPMMSYKMSSVSADTATGASLPVGEDKISSDVSITYNIK, encoded by the coding sequence ATGGCAATAAAAAAAGATGTTAATGAAGTAATCGGAATGAAAAAATTCCTAGAATTAAATTCTCTATTAAAAATAGTTTCAATATTATTTATTTTATCAATAACTGTTTTGGCTACAGTAAATATTTTTGAGAGAAAAGAGGGGGACTCTAAGAATCAAAACCAAATAGTGGTCTCTGGCCATAGTGAAATAAACGTAGCTCCTGATACGACAAAGTTTACAATTTCAGCAACAGAATCAGGAAAGGACATTAAGTCATCGCAGGATGCGGTTACAAGAAAGATCAATGATGCAATCTTGATTCTAAAACAAAATGGCGTTCTAGATAAAAATATTAAAACTGCAAACTTCAATACTTATCCTAGATATAGTTCAAGAACTGCAGCTTGTGGGACAACAGTTCCAAGTACATCAGGTGCAGTTTCTGTTGGTGGAAAGGGAGTACAAAGTTCTGTTGTTGCACCTTCTTCATTAACATCTTTAAAAACTCCTTCTATTGCAACAGGTTCAGCTGCAGTGAATGGTAAGGCAGTAGTTTCCAGTAAAGCTATTTCTGTGCCTAATAATTGCTTAGATAAGACTACGGAAATTATTGGGTATGATACAAATCAATCTATAGAGGTGAAATTGGTAGATATAACTAGAAATCCAAGTCTTGCAGGAACTCTGGTTACTGCTATCGGCAGAGTTGGTGTGCAGGTTAGTGATATTACAAGTTATCTAGATAGTTTAGATAAGGTTAAAGAAACAGTGAGAGATCAAGCGATAAAAAAGGCAAAGGTTCAAGCAGAAATTATTGCGGGTTCTCTCGGTATAAAACTAGGTAAAATCACATCTTTTTCTGAAAACTCTGGTGGAGGATCTTTGTACCCTATGATGAGTTATAAGATGTCGAGTGTTTCTGCAGATACTGCAACTGGCGCAAGCTTACCAGTTGGGGAAGATAAAATATCATCGGATGTTTCAATTACTTATAATATAAAATAG
- the secE gene encoding preprotein translocase subunit SecE: MSINQYIRDTKSEMKHVTWPTRKQTIVYTTLVIVVSLVVALYVSGLDTVFTSLFTKFVLRSF, translated from the coding sequence ATGTCAATTAACCAATATATACGTGATACGAAATCAGAAATGAAGCATGTAACATGGCCAACAAGAAAACAAACTATTGTTTACACAACATTAGTTATTGTTGTTTCTTTAGTTGTGGCTTTGTATGTTTCAGGCCTTGATACTGTCTTTACAAGTTTGTTCACAAAATTTGTACTGCGTTCATTTTAA
- the nusG gene encoding transcription termination/antitermination protein NusG: MSKQEQGERNWYAIHTYAGYENAVMRNLKQRIESLCMDDRIFNVIVPTEKKIKIKGSKRVEEEEKIYPGYILVDMIVNDDTWYMVRNTPRVTGFVGSGTTPVPLEKKEVEELFRRMSNDNVKHTINLNIGDLVKVADGPFKDLEGKVSEIDTEKGRVRVLVSMFGRETPVELDFLQVKAI, translated from the coding sequence ATGTCAAAACAAGAGCAAGGAGAGAGAAATTGGTATGCAATTCACACATACGCAGGTTACGAGAATGCTGTTATGAGAAATCTAAAACAGCGTATCGAGTCACTTTGCATGGATGATCGCATATTCAATGTAATCGTTCCTACAGAAAAGAAGATAAAAATTAAAGGAAGTAAAAGAGTAGAGGAGGAAGAGAAAATATACCCCGGATACATCTTGGTAGATATGATTGTGAACGATGATACATGGTACATGGTCAGAAACACACCAAGAGTTACAGGGTTCGTTGGATCAGGAACAACTCCAGTTCCTCTAGAAAAGAAAGAAGTTGAAGAATTATTTAGAAGAATGTCTAACGATAATGTTAAGCATACTATCAATCTAAATATCGGAGACCTAGTTAAGGTTGCTGATGGTCCATTTAAAGACTTGGAAGGCAAGGTTTCAGAGATTGATACAGAGAAGGGGCGAGTACGCGTTCTTGTGTCAATGTTCGGTAGAGAGACACCTGTTGAGCTAGACTTCTTGCAAGTTAAGGCAATATAA